Proteins encoded together in one Luteibaculum oceani window:
- a CDS encoding group III truncated hemoglobin, whose product MEKASLNNREAIEFLVNEFYAEVRKDPLLGPVFHEVIGDNWDAHLEKMYRFWETILLNVKSYNGSPFKVHRSLPIDNKHFQRWVDLFIKKVNQHFRGTHADEAVSRAKTLGLTFSYKKDYLDKNQTN is encoded by the coding sequence ATGGAAAAAGCTTCCTTAAATAACCGAGAAGCCATAGAGTTTTTGGTGAATGAATTTTATGCCGAGGTACGAAAAGATCCCTTGTTGGGCCCAGTATTTCACGAAGTGATAGGCGATAATTGGGATGCGCATTTAGAAAAAATGTATCGCTTTTGGGAAACCATCCTACTAAATGTGAAAAGTTATAATGGAAGCCCCTTCAAAGTGCATCGTTCCTTACCCATAGATAATAAGCATTTTCAAAGATGGGTGGATTTATTCATTAAAAAGGTAAATCAACATTTTAGAGGAACCCATGCCGATGAAGCCGTTTCAAGAGCTAAAACCTTGGGGTTAACCTTCAGCTATAAGAAGGATTACCTGGATAAAAATCAAACGAATTAG
- the nhaA gene encoding Na+/H+ antiporter NhaA, with amino-acid sequence MRKTPIDKLVVLPVNKFIKSSTASGIVLFSSVVIALLLANSPWADAFHHFWEYEFGVKLMHYEFSKNLHHWINDGLMAIFFFVVGLELKREFIDGELSDPKNAILPIGAGLGGMIFPALIYLFFNHDSTASDGWGIPMATDIAFALGILHLLGKKVPLALKVFLTVLAIADDIGAVLVIAFFYTSDISLYSLGMASIFLGIMFIANIVGVRSFLFYAIVGLGGFWLAFSMSGVHATISGVLAAFTIPGNVKIKAGNYVEQMKKLIHQFENAKRRKDSPLISWSQMRSIEKMRFYSKAAMTPLQLLEHYLHPIVAFIIMPIFALANAGLTFTSEIFTHIASPVTMGIFLGLILGKSIGITLVTKLLTTLKITDLPEDVTWTQIVGVSFIAGVGFTMSLFINNLAFATPLFLSEAKIGILMASIVSGLIGYLTIKGTLNRKRLKPH; translated from the coding sequence ATGAGAAAAACACCCATCGACAAACTTGTTGTTCTTCCCGTAAACAAATTCATAAAAAGCTCCACCGCCAGTGGCATTGTTCTTTTTTCAAGTGTTGTAATTGCTCTTTTACTTGCCAATTCACCTTGGGCCGATGCGTTTCACCATTTCTGGGAATACGAATTTGGAGTAAAACTCATGCATTATGAGTTTAGTAAAAACCTACATCATTGGATTAACGATGGGTTAATGGCCATCTTTTTCTTTGTGGTAGGTTTGGAACTCAAACGCGAGTTTATTGATGGGGAACTCTCCGACCCCAAAAACGCTATTTTACCAATAGGTGCTGGATTGGGTGGAATGATCTTTCCTGCACTGATTTATTTGTTTTTCAATCACGACAGCACCGCCTCTGATGGATGGGGTATCCCCATGGCTACCGACATTGCCTTTGCACTTGGTATTCTTCATTTGCTAGGAAAGAAAGTACCGCTGGCACTCAAAGTATTTCTAACCGTACTGGCTATTGCAGATGATATTGGAGCGGTTCTGGTAATCGCCTTTTTCTATACTTCGGATATATCCTTGTACAGCTTGGGAATGGCATCCATTTTTCTTGGGATCATGTTCATTGCAAATATCGTTGGTGTGCGAAGCTTTCTTTTCTATGCAATAGTTGGGTTGGGCGGCTTTTGGCTGGCCTTTTCCATGTCGGGAGTACATGCAACCATCTCAGGTGTACTTGCTGCTTTTACCATTCCCGGCAACGTTAAAATTAAAGCTGGTAATTATGTGGAACAAATGAAAAAACTAATTCACCAGTTTGAGAATGCAAAAAGAAGAAAAGATTCCCCCCTTATATCATGGAGCCAAATGCGCAGCATAGAAAAAATGAGGTTTTACTCCAAGGCGGCCATGACTCCTCTACAACTTTTAGAGCACTACCTCCACCCCATAGTTGCCTTTATTATCATGCCCATTTTTGCACTTGCTAATGCTGGATTGACCTTTACAAGCGAAATTTTTACACACATTGCCTCCCCCGTTACCATGGGAATTTTTCTGGGATTGATCTTGGGAAAATCTATAGGAATTACATTGGTTACAAAGTTGTTAACCACCCTGAAAATTACGGACCTTCCCGAGGACGTTACCTGGACTCAAATTGTAGGAGTTAGCTTTATCGCGGGGGTTGGATTTACCATGTCGCTGTTCATCAACAACCTGGCTTTTGCAACTCCTTTATTTCTTTCAGAGGCAAAAATTGGAATATTAATGGCGTCTATAGTTTCTGGATTAATCGGATACCTTACCATAAAAGGAACCTTGAATAGAAAACGGCTAAAACCCCACTAA